The following proteins are co-located in the Pyrobaculum calidifontis JCM 11548 genome:
- a CDS encoding 50S ribosomal protein L13 — MIVKKVLDLSQIPEKGEIVIDAEGHIMGRLASYVAKILLSKPELRVVVVNAEKLVVTGDRKMVVEWFMRKISEWRTHYNPEKAGPKIPRRPDRVFKRVVRGMLPKKVESGRDALKRLRVYMSIPLDFIQRRRLVLYEVPAAKLRVRPLMQFVTLEEVWRSIDPAAWEKWNKAKEVWAKKIKQATSG, encoded by the coding sequence ATGATCGTCAAAAAAGTTCTCGACCTTTCGCAAATACCTGAGAAAGGCGAAATAGTAATAGACGCCGAGGGACACATAATGGGCCGTCTTGCGTCATATGTGGCCAAAATCCTGTTGTCTAAGCCTGAGCTTCGGGTGGTGGTGGTGAACGCGGAGAAACTTGTTGTGACGGGGGATAGGAAGATGGTAGTGGAGTGGTTCATGCGCAAAATCAGCGAGTGGAGGACTCACTACAATCCTGAGAAGGCTGGGCCAAAGATACCGAGGAGGCCCGATAGGGTATTTAAGAGAGTTGTCAGGGGGATGTTGCCCAAGAAAGTTGAGAGTGGGCGTGATGCGTTAAAGAGGCTTAGGGTCTATATGTCGATCCCCCTGGACTTTATTCAGCGGCGGCGCCTAGTCCTCTATGAGGTTCCTGCCGCCAAGCTGAGGGTTAGGCCGCTCATGCAGTTTGTGACACTTGAAGAGGTGTGGCGCAGTATTGACCCAGCGGCGTGGGAGAAGTGGAACAAGGCCAAGGAGGTGTGGGCGAAAAAAATAAAACAAGCAACCAGCGGATAG
- a CDS encoding 30S ribosomal protein S9: protein MEGEMPWVSILQENPRVIISVGKKKTAVARAIIKPGMGRVRINGYPLELWPIEMARVKMQEPLILAGDLAKKVDIEVNVRGGGYMGQAIATRIAIARGLVAYFQSEELKKLYEEYDPYMLKGDPRRTEPKKPGIKHARSKRQKAYR, encoded by the coding sequence ATGGAAGGCGAGATGCCTTGGGTCTCTATCTTGCAGGAGAACCCCAGAGTCATTATCTCTGTAGGGAAGAAGAAAACTGCGGTAGCCAGGGCCATAATTAAGCCGGGGATGGGGCGGGTGAGAATTAATGGATATCCCCTTGAGCTTTGGCCGATAGAAATGGCGAGAGTCAAGATGCAAGAGCCTCTCATTCTCGCCGGCGATTTGGCTAAGAAGGTGGATATTGAGGTTAATGTGAGAGGTGGGGGGTATATGGGGCAGGCAATTGCCACTAGGATCGCCATTGCCAGGGGTCTTGTAGCTTATTTCCAGAGCGAGGAATTGAAGAAGCTGTACGAGGAGTACGACCCCTACATGCTTAAGGGAGATCCCCGTAGGACTGAGCCTAAAAAGCCTGGAATAAAGCACGCGAGAAGCAAAAGGCAGAAGGCTTATAGATGA
- a CDS encoding 50S ribosomal protein L18e translates to MPPNPTGPTNRQLRMLIRFLRKAATANSANIWRAIAELVERPRRSRVVVNVGKLNRVANDGDVVVIPGKLLGGGELKKRVVVAAVSVTPKAWKKVVEAGGEVLTIPELVRRNPKGSGVKIVI, encoded by the coding sequence ATGCCTCCTAATCCCACGGGTCCGACAAATAGGCAGTTGAGGATGCTTATCAGATTTCTTAGAAAGGCCGCCACTGCCAACTCTGCCAACATATGGAGGGCCATTGCCGAACTCGTGGAGAGGCCTAGGCGGAGTAGAGTTGTAGTCAATGTGGGCAAGCTAAATAGAGTTGCCAATGATGGAGACGTAGTTGTAATCCCTGGGAAGTTGCTTGGCGGAGGCGAGCTCAAAAAGCGTGTCGTTGTAGCGGCCGTCAGCGTAACTCCAAAGGCGTGGAAGAAGGTGGTAGAGGCCGGCGGAGAGGTTTTGACAATACCTGAGTTAGTTAGGCGGAATCCCAAGGGGAGCGGCGTAAAGATAGTGATATGA
- a CDS encoding 50S ribosomal protein L30e, producing MIDIGRELQVAINTGKVIIGLRETKKSLLTGAPKLVIIAANAPRWAREDIEYYAKLAGVPIFTFPGSSIELGAAAKRPHKIMALAVVDPGQSEILKLVEHA from the coding sequence GTGATTGACATAGGCAGAGAGTTGCAGGTGGCAATAAACACTGGCAAGGTGATTATAGGGCTTAGGGAAACTAAGAAGTCTCTCCTAACTGGCGCGCCGAAGTTGGTAATAATAGCGGCAAATGCCCCCAGGTGGGCTAGAGAAGACATAGAATACTATGCGAAGCTGGCGGGAGTGCCCATTTTCACATTTCCAGGTTCGAGTATAGAACTGGGCGCCGCGGCGAAGAGGCCTCATAAGATAATGGCACTCGCCGTAGTTGACCCAGGTCAGAGCGAAATTTTGAAGCTTGTGGAGCATGCCTGA
- a CDS encoding DNA-directed RNA polymerase subunit N yields MIIPVRCFTCGKPLGHLYAVFKKRVLAGEHPGRVLDELGVVRYCCRRTLMAHVEWIDDLLVYERRG; encoded by the coding sequence ATGATTATTCCAGTTAGGTGTTTTACTTGCGGAAAGCCGCTGGGCCATCTCTACGCCGTTTTTAAAAAGCGGGTGCTGGCCGGCGAACATCCCGGCCGTGTCCTTGACGAGCTGGGCGTCGTTAGGTATTGTTGCAGAAGGACCTTAATGGCCCATGTGGAGTGGATAGACGACTTGCTGGTTTACGAGAGAAGGGGCTAA
- the rpoA2 gene encoding DNA-directed RNA polymerase subunit A'': MGAVISKQELLAKIRSILPQPIYKELEAAVSELDEERATKLIYRVLRLYLASLIDPGEAIGIVTAQSIGEPGTQMILRSFHYAGLREFSMARGLPRLIEVVDARRHPSTPLMFVYLKPPYNKTREAAEKVAKQIQQVTLEMLTKEIDVDYVSGTISLVLDQEQLRYRGLSLKDVEKIVSKVRGKDLSISMKGNVIVASLAVPDILKIKKARDKLLQVKISGIKGIKKVVLQYDSKNDEWYIVTEGTNLEAVLQLEEVDKARTYSNDLHEVEEVLGIEAARTLIAHEIKRVLDEQGLDVDIRHMYLVADAMTWSGRVRPIGRHGVVGAKESPLARAAFEVTVKTLIEAAVRGEEERFKGVVENIIAGKHVPIGTGIVKLLMRF; this comes from the coding sequence ATGGGTGCGGTAATCTCTAAGCAAGAGCTACTAGCAAAGATCAGGAGCATATTACCACAGCCAATATATAAAGAGCTGGAAGCGGCGGTTAGCGAATTAGACGAGGAGCGTGCCACTAAGTTGATATACCGCGTCCTAAGGCTTTACCTCGCGTCTCTGATAGACCCCGGGGAGGCCATAGGAATCGTTACGGCGCAGTCCATAGGCGAGCCAGGCACGCAGATGATTCTGCGCTCTTTCCACTACGCTGGTCTTAGGGAATTCTCAATGGCGAGGGGTCTGCCCCGCCTAATAGAGGTCGTCGACGCCAGAAGACACCCATCGACGCCTCTGATGTTTGTATACTTAAAGCCTCCCTACAATAAGACGCGGGAGGCCGCAGAAAAAGTTGCCAAGCAAATACAACAAGTAACTCTTGAGATGTTGACCAAGGAGATTGATGTAGACTATGTCTCAGGTACTATTAGCCTAGTTCTCGACCAAGAACAGTTAAGGTACAGAGGGCTGTCTTTAAAAGATGTGGAAAAAATTGTGTCAAAGGTCAGGGGGAAGGATTTGAGCATCTCCATGAAGGGGAATGTAATAGTTGCCTCTCTTGCGGTTCCAGATATTTTAAAGATTAAGAAAGCTAGAGATAAATTGCTACAAGTAAAGATATCTGGGATAAAGGGTATTAAAAAAGTAGTATTGCAGTACGATTCTAAGAATGACGAGTGGTATATAGTGACTGAGGGCACAAATCTTGAGGCTGTGCTACAGTTGGAGGAGGTGGACAAAGCGAGGACCTACAGCAACGACTTACACGAGGTTGAGGAGGTCTTGGGCATAGAGGCGGCGAGGACGTTAATAGCACACGAGATAAAACGTGTGTTGGACGAACAGGGCCTTGACGTAGATATACGCCACATGTACCTAGTGGCAGATGCCATGACTTGGTCTGGTAGAGTAAGGCCCATTGGCCGCCACGGCGTCGTTGGAGCTAAGGAGTCTCCACTCGCCCGCGCGGCGTTTGAGGTAACTGTTAAAACGTTGATAGAGGCCGCGGTTAGGGGGGAGGAGGAGCGCTTCAAAGGCGTAGTGGAGAACATAATTGCTGGAAAGCACGTGCCAATAGGCACGGGGATCGTCAAGCTCTTAATGCGATTTTGA
- a CDS encoding NusA-like transcription termination signal-binding factor has product MPDIRLTEDEIRYATLFESITGVTPIDVVVDHEYSRIIFVVQKNQAALAVGKGGANVKMLRQIIGKDVEVVEAGDTPEELIKNSLYPARVIVVKITKAPSGAKVAITTVVPEDKGIAIGKNGRNIARAKLLAKRYYDIEKIILA; this is encoded by the coding sequence ATGCCTGATATCAGGCTTACTGAAGATGAAATTAGGTACGCCACTCTTTTCGAGAGCATAACGGGGGTCACCCCCATAGACGTCGTAGTAGACCACGAGTACTCTCGTATCATATTTGTGGTACAGAAAAACCAAGCGGCGCTGGCCGTGGGCAAGGGCGGCGCTAATGTGAAAATGTTGCGCCAAATAATTGGGAAAGACGTAGAGGTAGTAGAGGCAGGCGACACGCCAGAGGAACTTATTAAAAACAGTCTGTACCCGGCAAGGGTTATCGTGGTGAAAATTACAAAGGCGCCGTCGGGGGCCAAGGTGGCTATAACTACGGTTGTGCCAGAGGACAAGGGAATAGCGATAGGGAAGAACGGCCGTAACATAGCTAGGGCAAAGCTTTTGGCCAAGCGTTATTACGACATCGAGAAAATTATCCTGGCATAA
- a CDS encoding U6 snRNA-associated Sm-like protein LSm6: protein MSKSSQQVKLPSPIKVLTKMLNKEVVARLKGGIAVKGVLTAYDSCMNLVLDDAAELDRSGEPVTRYGRIVVRGSQVIYVSAIDVSS, encoded by the coding sequence ATGTCGAAGTCGTCGCAACAAGTAAAGCTCCCATCTCCTATTAAAGTGCTTACAAAGATGTTAAACAAGGAGGTGGTGGCGCGGCTTAAGGGCGGCATTGCCGTAAAAGGCGTATTGACCGCCTACGACAGTTGTATGAACCTAGTGTTGGACGACGCCGCTGAGCTCGACCGAAGTGGAGAACCAGTCACTCGGTATGGCCGTATAGTGGTCCGCGGGTCGCAAGTTATATATGTCTCAGCCATCGACGTGTCCTCATGA
- a CDS encoding DNA-directed RNA polymerase subunit D, translated as MPKVSIVEKSQFFAKAVVEGVPPSLINSLRRVIISELPVLAIDSVVVVNNTSVMYDEMLAHRLGLIPLTTPLKDLPPIEDCESGLVDPSECTVRLTLQVNATGDVVVYAGDLVADRPDVAPVYKDIPIVKLVEGQSVVVEAYAKLGRARDHAKWQAALASYYYYPKVVVKREECREMCKEVCRNLENPLECTFNKATTCKEMCGGGIVVEWEKDKYVFWIESFGNYDAETALREAFRILKKKFEDFLDALSRKAEAKL; from the coding sequence ATGCCAAAGGTCTCCATAGTTGAAAAGTCGCAGTTTTTTGCCAAGGCAGTTGTAGAGGGCGTGCCCCCATCGCTTATAAACTCGCTCAGGAGGGTAATCATCTCCGAGTTGCCCGTCTTAGCCATAGACAGCGTGGTTGTGGTTAACAATACGTCGGTGATGTACGACGAAATGTTGGCGCACAGACTTGGCCTTATACCGCTTACAACGCCGCTCAAAGACCTGCCGCCGATAGAAGACTGCGAATCGGGCCTCGTGGACCCCTCTGAATGCACCGTTAGGCTTACTCTCCAAGTAAACGCGACAGGAGATGTGGTGGTATATGCCGGAGACCTAGTGGCCGATAGACCAGATGTCGCACCGGTATATAAAGATATTCCAATTGTAAAACTTGTAGAAGGCCAGTCAGTGGTTGTTGAGGCTTATGCGAAACTCGGCCGAGCCAGAGATCACGCAAAGTGGCAAGCCGCACTGGCAAGCTACTACTACTATCCCAAGGTAGTTGTGAAGAGAGAGGAGTGTAGAGAAATGTGTAAAGAGGTGTGCCGCAATCTTGAAAACCCGTTAGAGTGCACGTTTAACAAGGCGACCACGTGCAAAGAGATGTGCGGAGGCGGCATCGTGGTAGAGTGGGAAAAGGATAAGTATGTGTTTTGGATTGAGTCGTTTGGGAATTATGACGCCGAGACTGCGTTGCGCGAGGCTTTTAGAATATTGAAGAAAAAATTTGAAGACTTTCTAGACGCCTTGAGCAGGAAGGCTGAGGCAAAACTTTAA
- a CDS encoding 30S ribosomal protein S12: protein MPGKKSPYGLFAGGKLKKKRQKFRWNDVTYKRRMLGLAEKYDPLEGAPMARGIVLEKVGVEARKPNAAVRKCVRVQLVKNGKVVTAFVPYDGGLNYINEHDEVIIERIGGPEGKSLGDIPGVRFKVVKVNGVSLWAIWRGKKQKPTR, encoded by the coding sequence GTGCCTGGGAAAAAGTCGCCGTACGGCCTCTTCGCAGGCGGCAAGCTTAAGAAAAAGCGGCAGAAGTTTAGGTGGAACGACGTGACTTACAAGCGCAGGATGTTGGGCCTTGCAGAGAAGTATGACCCACTTGAGGGCGCCCCCATGGCTAGAGGAATAGTGCTCGAGAAAGTTGGAGTTGAGGCGAGGAAGCCTAATGCCGCCGTCAGAAAATGCGTCAGAGTACAGTTGGTAAAAAATGGGAAAGTAGTGACAGCCTTTGTGCCATACGACGGTGGCTTAAACTACATAAATGAGCACGACGAAGTTATAATAGAACGCATAGGAGGCCCCGAGGGCAAGTCTCTTGGAGACATCCCGGGGGTCAGGTTTAAAGTCGTCAAAGTAAACGGCGTATCTCTCTGGGCCATTTGGCGTGGTAAAAAGCAGAAGCCGACAAGGTAA